Within Astyanax mexicanus isolate ESR-SI-001 chromosome 2, AstMex3_surface, whole genome shotgun sequence, the genomic segment ATCAAACACCAGCTGATTCACTGGGTCGTGAATCAAGTCATTTATTTCAACGTCTCAGaagttaaaagaaaattaaattatgttaaaCATATAAGCCCTGGAGTTGTAGTGTGAACATCTAAAAAAAGAAGATCTCTGAGTTTCTGCATCTCCAGCTCGGTAGATTTCATCAATAGTGGAGTCCTGGTTAGTTTGCTGAGATAAGCTGagatatttttctttaataaataaaacgaCAGTTTAATAAGTTTTAGTGCAAGAATTTCTCCCAGATTGTGATGTAagtataagtgtgtgttgtgctggtatgagaatatcagaaacagcagtgctgctgggggttTTAAACACcatagtgtcactgctggactgagaactgTCTAACAATAGCATCCTATGCCATAGCATCCTGTGATCAGTAatgaagaactagaggatgaccaacactgtaaactgtgcagcaacagattcagagcttctgtctcagactttattttatatacaagGTGAAGCAGAtagaggtaggagtgtgtaatagagtgaaggacagtaagtgattaaacacagtgtttaaaaattccagcagcactgctgtatctgatccactagtaCCATTagcacaacacacgctaacatTCCTCACACCCACACAACACCGTTTTCCCGGAGGTTCAGGTGGCACTAAGaagcaggtctgtggatgtgggcCAGTCTCGCTCAGTAACAAAAAGTGGCTGAGCGAGTCGGCTCGGTTTAATAAAGCTCAAACTTGGCAGACATGCCTGACTAGTCTCGTGTGCTTTAATTTTATGTAACCAccatgtaaaaatgaaaaaagtgagCGAACTGAAACTTTCAAGGCCCTGACAAGGCCTAAAACAAGGCTCTGGGAACTTTGAAAGTGAACAGATATTTTGTTAGGTAGTTTATTAAGACTGTTACACAATACCTTTAGTTAGTTTTTTCAGGTGCCGTCATCTTGAAATTAACCCCTTTATGACATTGTGTTGCATGGTTAGgcaacaaaccattttttttattattattgccatGCAcccttaatgttttaatatttaaagtatattgtgAAAGCCTATTTTAAAGCCTATCATGgatgttttgtttgcatttgcctCACAAGGCAGTCATGATGATGCAGTACTTTTCAAATTTCTCAAATCATCTAACAGGGACTTCCAagcttttaaaacagtttttatatatatatatatatatatatatatatatatatatatatatatatatatatatatatatatataaatatcatgtTACAGAAGGTTAAATCAAACACTAGTCTTTGCATGGGtaaagctatgcccctatcactagcattgtgagcctgttgggagcatcagctaaaagcgctgtagtatatcagaatgctgggggtgaatggagttGGGCTATTCAAGTAAAGGTCATACTCATTATCATacttcactacaacccaagttgATTTCACACTGAAGTTCTCCTCTAAGGCAGCAGCTGAACTTAAGTTACTAAGTAAAACCTGCTAATATtgtttaaaagtgcacaggttgCTTCTCACAGGACCCTATTTACGTTACTCTAGCCAAAGGATGCAATCCACAGAATGCTATCCACAGAATAATATTCACAGGACGCTTCCCACAGGACTCTACCCACAGGACTCTATTTACAGAATGCTACTAACAGGACTCTACCAACAGaacactacccacaggacacttcaTACAGGACTCTACCCACAGGACGCTACCCAAATGACACTGGCCACAGGACGCTACCCACAAGAAGCTATCCACAGGACtctacccacaggatgctacccagAGGACACCACTCACATGACGCTATTTACAGGACTCTACCCGTAGGATGCAACCCACAAGATGCTACCCACAGGACTCTATCCACATGATGGTGCCCACAGGACTCTAAACCCAAGACACTgtccacaagacactgcccacattacactgagtaaaatctaattCAATACGTGGAAAAACTTTATCTTTTTAccttaaaaactatttttaagtaAATAATACTCCAAATTATTTTCAGTAAAATCTActaagatacactgagtaaaatctaattCAATAAAtgtgttgcaaagtaacatttactgaaaaaaaatattatttgaatatatgctctgttaaatttacttgctgtttttaccTGGAAAAACTTTCCTAACTTTTCTTTAAGTAAATCATACTccaaatttttttcagtgtacagaatGTTATTTACAGATTGCTAGCAACAGAACGCTACCCACAGGATGCAACCCACAGCACTTTAACCACAGTATTTCCAAGCTTTTGGACTGAaaacagtctggatggttcttTTGGTCTTTGGTCTGAAGCTCATGGTTtccacttctttaaaaaaaaaaaaaaaaaaacgataaaaaaaaaaaaaaactgattcatctGGTCACAGTACACATTCCTGACCGGTTCCAGAGCAGGTCTGCTGTCACACATCCATCCATTACTCTGTGAGAATAGCTGCAGTGAGTGACTGACAGGACCACTCTGTCACCCCTGTGTGTAAGTggggggtgtagtgtgtgtgtgtggcgggggCATGTGGGCTTAAGTGTGTGTCTATCCAAGGTTGTGAAAGAACAGAGGCGGATAAGAGCGCTGCTAAAAATACAGCATTATCTGTGGTGTGGAGAAACACTGAGCACTCGTTAAGCCCCAGCCTTGTCCCGTCTTCTCTGTTCATGAACTCTCGGGGGGCCGGCATAGTTTTTCCCCTCTAATCTCACTGTTCAGCTGCTGCTCTGCTCTAATATCAGCACCACACTTCACTCAACCTTGACCTGAACGTAAGACTTTCTATTGTTATCAGTGTAATGTGTTTCactagatacagctctggaaaaaagtaagagaccatttcagtttctgaatcagtttctctgattttactatgtataggtatatgtataggtataacattgttgttttattctataaactacggacgacATTTCTctaaaattccaaatacaaatattgtcacctagagcatttatttgcagaaaatgagaaatggctgaaataaccaaaaaaagatgcagacctcaaaaagttttaagaatttgaatttaagaattcagaaatcaatatttggttttcatgcatattggcatgttctcctccaccagtcttacacactgcttttcgaaAACTTTGGAAAATTGTTTTGTTTGAACAAATGTTAAAATCCTCAGCCTTAAGAATaacctaagtaaaaaaaatgacaatgccCAGTGTGTGATGGCTTCAACATCTTATTGACGTTGTCCTATTGTTCATAAATTGTGTAATATATGAAATGTAAATGAGTTTTCAAACAAGAAATCATCCAAAACAACCATGTTTCTACTGTATGTCAACTTTTATattaacttttactttaaatGCTGCACCTACAGATAAAGTACACTCTAATACGAGCTCTAGTATTAAAATACATATTGAAACAAAGGGTTTCTCACAGATTATTTAGTAAAGGCAGTGGCTCTCTATAGAACTATGACAGATCATAGAACATTTGTGGTTcttcataaagaagaaaaaaacttttgtaTATAGTATCTAAATCTGTTTCattcaaataatacattttcagtaCTTCATAAAACCCCTGTTCTACCAATCTCTACAAACCACTACCAATCTGTACCAAGCTCTAATATTCTCTTTAAATATCTACCAAACTCTACCAATCACTACCAATCTGTACCAAGCTCTAGTATTCTCTACAAATATCTACCAATCTCTACCAATCTCTAGCATTCTCTACAAATATCTACCAATCTCTACCAAGCTCTACCAATCACTACCAAGCTCTAGTATTCTCTACAAACTTCTACCAATCTCTACCAAGCTCTAGCATTCTCTACAAATATTTACCAATCTCTATCAATCACTACCAATCTCTACCAAGCTCTAGTATTCTCTTCAAATATCTACCAAACTCTACCAATCTCTACCAATCACTACCAATCTCTAGCATTCTCTACAAATATCTACCAGTCTCTACCAATCACTACCAATCTCTACCGAGCTTTAGTATTCTCTTCAAATATCTACCAAACTCTACCAATCTCTACCAATCACTACCAATCTCTAGCATTCTCTACAAATATCTACCAATCTCTACCAATCTCTACCAAGCTCTAGCATTTTCTACAAATATCTATCAATCTCTATCAATCACTACCAATCTAAACCAAGCTCTAGTATTCTCTTCAAATATTTACCAATCTCTACCAATCTCTAGCATTCTCTACAAATATCTACCAATCTCTACCAAGCTCTACCAATCTCTACCAAGCTCTATTATTCTCTACAAATTTCTACCAAGCTCTACAAATCTCTACCATTTTCTACCAAACATTACCAATCTCTACCAAGTTCTACCAAGTACTAACAAACTCTTCCAATCTCTACCAACCGCCACCAATCACTATTAATCTCTAACAAGCTCTAACAAGCTGTACCATGCTCCACCAAGCATTACCAATCTTTGCCAAGATTTACCAATCTCTAAACATCACTACCAATCTTTTCCAATCTCTACCAATCTCTACCATTTTCTACCAAGAATTACCAATATCTACTAAGTACTACTAAGCTCTAACAAGCTCTACCAAGTTCTACCAATTTCTACCAATCTCTACAAAGTTTGACCAAGCTCTTGGCAGAGGTGTCTTAGGCTTCTTATGTCACTGTGTCTTTTAACAGTGTGCCTTTTCATGAACATGTTGGAAATAAACGGAATCAAATGGAATCAAATGTTGAAAAAGCATTGCTtttcatttatataattttttatatgttattaatacagtataatagactaatacaaaaacacacttgcaactttttccttttttgtttcaaAGGGGTTAAAGAACAGGACCAGAACAGGATCAGCAACACCAGCGTCTGGTTTGTGTCGTTATGTCTGTTATAAAAAGATCACATCACAGCTGCTGATTGAGCAATGTTTAATCTTTCACTATCTCAACATCTTTAAGACATccatacagcacacacacacacacacattacacacattccaGCATGTGCGGCACAACCCCGCCCAGGTCTTTGTTAAGAACCAAGCCCTTAAACTTGTAGTGAAGTTTATTATCACGTTTATTACTAATAGCTACACACTTACTGCAGTgcctgtatttatatattagacACAACTAGTcattatctttattattttaatgttaataacTATAGTTTAGTGTGCACCATATCGTTTAACAAAATTATGTTCTTGTAGTATTGTATTTTGATGTATACTGTACCAATCAAACATTCTTTATcaaatgtttctttatttttattattttctacatttttagtaaatttttaagacatcaaaactatgaaggaacacttaTTGATGCTGTCcaataaagaataaatatttaaattttaaatgccATAGAGAAGCTAGATACCTTCATGCCCAACAATATCTCACCTTGTTTCAAGAGTAGAGTTTTTTTGTGTTCTCTTACAGTTCTAATGTCTTCAGCATTAATCtaatacatctaaaaaaaaaataataaagaaaaatcattgAATGGGAAGGTTCCACATGCTTGACTAGTATTGTAATGTAGGAACGTTACATGTTAGGTCTTTTAAAAGGTTCCTCACACTAGAAAGTTAAGTCTTTAGAAAACTTTGCCATTGTTTTGAAGAACCCTTTTCTTCcttctcatttattttttaaaagtgtatgcCACGACATTTCAGTAAGTAAAGTACAGGTAGTTCCAActcctttctttcctttcttctctCTGTTCCATTTAGAccccgtttacacctggtcacatcATGCGACTTAAGTATTGGGATTATATCTGGACAAGACCAAGCCACATTAAACTGCTAGTCTAAACACTTGCAAGACCAGATACAtatccaatcactcaaaccacttcaggatgtggtctgagacgcatttaaaacagattcaaatatgatcactcaaaccacttcaggagatggaaCGAGATGCATTAAAACCAGATACAATTCCCATCATTTAAAATACTTCAGGGGtgatctgagacgcatttaaaacaggtACAAATCCAATTCCTCAAACCACTtctggaggtggtctgagacgcatttaaaacagatacaaatccgatcgctcaaaccacttcaggagatggtcctagacacatttaaaccagatacaaatccaatttcTAAAACCATTtctggaggtggtctgagacacacttaaaacagataaaaatcccatcactcaaaccacttcaggaggagatctgagatgcatttaaaccagatacaatTCCCATTACTTAAAATACGTCTGGGGtgatctgagacgcatttaaaccaaatacaaacccgataactcaaaccactttaggaggtgatctgagacacatttaaaccagatacaaatccaatttcTTAAACCatttcaggaggtgatctgagacacatttaaaccagatacaaatccaatttcTTAAACCatttcaggaggtgatctgatacacatttaaaacagataaaaatcccatcactcaaaccacttcaggaggtgatctgagatgcatttaaaacagatacaattcccattactcaaaccacttcaggaggtgatctgagatgcatttaaaacagatacaaatccgatcactcaaaccacttcaggagattgTCAGAGACACATTTAAGTCATGTTATTACAGTGTAAACATGTCTGTCACTCCAAGACACTTTAAGCAGCCCAAACCAAACACCTTCCAAAACAACTGAATCACAtttgactaccaagtgtaaatgcatgtggctcAAATCTAATCAGAATACAATCTAGATATTATTCACATGATTTAATCAGGTGTAAACGGGGTCTAAGACTGGGCTCTCCCTCCACAGTGTCACGTCAGGGGGATGATGGGGTTTACTGTCCTCCTCCAGCAGCATCGAACATCTTCTTCCTGCCCTCCATACCAGACATGGCCTCCACGTTCTTACGCCAGTCGCCTACCTCACTAGTCAGGAcctgaaagagagagtaaaacaaATTACAGCAAGGTGTAAATGGTTAGTGTTGGGGAAAAACAGTACTGCAGTGAGAACGTGCTACTTTGAGAAAGTCTAATCTCTCTAAATTGGAATACAGAAACAACTACACCTTGTTCCAGCATTTTCCATTGAAAATGGACTATATTAACAGGTGCAGAGCCACAGTGCCATCTTCAGGACAACCAGTGTATTGCTGAATTATGATGTAACTATCTGTTCCTTTTTTGGATAGATTCTGATCCTAGAACACTGTAGGGGTGTaaattatacagtaccagtcaaacatttggacaaaccttaaattcagttgtttgtattatttaaaaatatataaaaaaaaacgtatttagtaaacaaacacgtgttgaacaaaccagaaaatgttttatactgtatgcaTATCttacttagatgacagctttgcacattttgtcATTTTCTCAATCAgtcttatgaggtagagtcacctggaatggctttcagttaatagCTGTGCATGAACGTACCAAGagctaattacttttttttcttgcctTGTTTGGCTACagtaataaaaatatagttttttaaattaaaaatctgcaactgtacagctttggaaaaaaaataagagaccacttaaaaatgataagtttctttgattttaccaaattgaaaacatttgaATATAATCAGGATATTGGTATAAAGAAACATGTAAAATCGTGTAGAGTTGggacaaactatttttttaaacagtctgtTTCCTTATgggctcaataaaaaaaaaaaaaaatatatatatatatatatatatatatatatatttaggcttTGCTAATGATGTGTAGTTTATGGTTCATCTTGGGGCCTTATgttgatattttttatatttaacagtcATGCactggtgatagtggtgatagtggtgagtttattgtacttttttatatgtacattaaaatgtacataaatgGTTCTTTCTGGAACCAAGAATGTTTTCTCCATGGTATCTCTCAAAGAACTATGccatagaaaatatatatatattgaatttatACTTGAATGTATGGATCACAATGAAACATCTCCTGCTGTGATAAAGACAGTATAAAAGTTAAACCCTACCTTCTCCTGTTTGATATCCTCCTTCTTGACTGACTTCAGGTTGGCTCGGAGGTCCATGGAGCCCTTGTGTTTGGAGCCCAGCAGAGCTCGCATCATCTCATCAGCAGAGACCCGCACCTTCCTCAGAGCCGGCTTCTTAAATTTACCCCCCAGGTCCTGAACCTTCAGCTTCAGCTCATGAATCTGGAACGAGGGTGAGGGGTGACTACATGACAGTGTGACAGGCTGTAGTCCTGCTGTATGTATCCAGACATGAAAGCTTGACAGTTATTGGTCAAGTGCCATGAAATAATGTGGTAAAGCTAatagtaatatattaaaaaagtatttataacattaaaatatgaatTCAGCAAATTTcgttgtaaaatatatttttaaaaaacacgGCAAGAGTGTTTGTTtgagataaaacatttaaaatgttctgatgGAGTTTCACGAGCCTGTTCATAAACTGTAACCTCTGAATAATACacactgattaaaaaataaatcaattatgaGATCTGCTTTTATTGGCCTTTTTATGGCACTGTGCCCTTTAGCTGTGTTTAACATCGTTTTGTgcataacattaaaacagtaaGAATATTAAATTAAACTTGCTTTATCAGTGATCCAAAAAAAACAGACACTGGGGCTTGATGGGAAATAAAACCCTGCCATAACCCTGCTATGTAAGCcatagaacatgagagggagtgtgttattgtgcatttttatttagttttcttttacaaaatgaattaagaaaataaatgaaagaaccTGAAGAAATTCATAATGAAAatgctttaatacggactgtTCCTTCCACCAAAAAATAGTTACACAACaaatgaactgtaacagaactgtaactacaaaacagcTTATGGTTTATACAGGCTAACACCACCAACGTTagaacattacatttaaaatccGCGAAGAACAGCGAAAGTTAAGGTGGTTGGTAAAAGTTAGGACTGTAATAtaacgctgaaactctcctctccctctctgtggagtcgtcttgcGTTTGCGAGCAGTCCTGCTATTTCTTATACttcatttattctgtattactgcactacttcATATCTACAGCTGGTTACtctcacactttgtatagtttttgtatttatatattaatgtattgATGTATATATTCTTCattcagcttttttatttttacttatattttgtACGGTATAGTTAATATTTCAAATCTATTTAGAATCTTCTatagttttatcattttttactgTGCT encodes:
- the tnni1d gene encoding troponin I, skeletal, slow d, yielding MLLLNRAMEDLEREKQDRDEEKIRYLDEKMPPLQLAGLSLADLQNLCRELYEKIDVVDEERYDCENKVIKHNKDIHELKLKVQDLGGKFKKPALRKVRVSADEMMRALLGSKHKGSMDLRANLKSVKKEDIKQEKVLTSEVGDWRKNVEAMSGMEGRKKMFDAAGGGQ